The Gordonia mangrovi genome includes the window CCGGTTGGTGGCCGTCGCCGCCCGCGACCGCGGCCGCGCGGAGGCGTTCGCCGACAAATACGGTGTCGAGCGGGTGCTCGACTCCTATACCGCGGTGATCGATGATCCCGAGGTCGACATCATCTACAACCCGCTGGCCAACGCGCTGCACGGGCCGTGGAATCTCGCCGCGATCCGCGCCGGTAAGCCGGTGCTGTCGGAGAAACCCTTCGCACGCAACGAGACCGAGGCACGGGAGGTGGCCGCTGCCGCACGGGCTGCCGGCGTTCCGGTGCTCGAGGGTTTCCACTATCTGTTCCACCCGTTGATGGCACGCACCATGGAGTTGCTCGACGCGGGTGCGATCGGCGACATCGCGCACGTCGACGTGATGATGGCCATGCCGCCTCCCGACGACCACGATCCGCGATGGTCCTATGACCTCGCCGGCGGCGCGCTGATGGACCTGGGCTGCTATGCGCTGCACGTGTCGCGCCTGCTCGGCCGCTGGTGTGGCGGGCCGCCGGAGATCACCTGCGGCCGCGCGTCGCTGGCCAGCCCGCAGATCGACAAGTCCTGCGTGCTGGATCTTCGCTACCCCAACGGCGCCGCCGGCCTGCACGCGGTGTCCATGGTGGCCGGCGAGTTCGTGTTCAGCCTGCGGATCGTCGGTGACGAAGGCAGCCTGTTCCTGCACGACTATCTGGCCCCGAACCGCGACGATCGGCTGACCATCGTGTCGTCGAGGGACGGCACGGTCGGAGTCGAACGGCTCGGCACCCGGTCGACCTACACCTACCAACTCGAGGCCTTCGCCGACACGGTACGCACCGGCGCCGCCCTGCCCATCGACCTCGACGACGCGGTGGAGAACATGCGCTACCTCGACGCCGCGTACCGGGCCATCGGTCTGCAGCCGAGGTGAGTGGCCCGAGTCTTCCGAGGAATATCGGTTCGCGCCGCGACTGTTGTCTTCGGTAGCATCAACAACCGCGACTGGCGTAGCCGGGATCGACCGGCGTGGAGCGAACTGAGTCAGACATCGACCGCCTGGGTGTCTGCGACGGTGAACGCTGGAGGACAGTTGCCATGAATTCCCGCACGCAACCCGACGTGAACGGCACCCGCCATCGGGTCGTCATCATCGGGTCCGGTTTCGGCGGACTGACCGCCGCACGACAACTGGCGAAGGCCGATGTCGACGTGACGGTGATCGCCCGCACGACACACCATCTGTTCCAACCGCTGCTCTATCAGGTGGCCACCGGCGTCATCTCCGAGGGCCAGATCGCTCCCCCGCTGCGGGTAATCCTGCGTGAGCAGGACAACGTCCGCGTCGTTCTCGGCGATGTGGAGTCCATCGACATCGACGGTCACACGGTGACCAGCCGGCTACTCGAACGTGTCACCACCACGGCCTACGACAGCCTCATCGTGGCCGCAGGTGCCGATCAGTCCTACTTCGGCAACGACCGGTTCGCCGAGTTCGCCCCGGGCCTCAAGACCATCGATGACGCACTCGAGTTGCGCGGCCGCATTCTCGGCGCGTTCGAACAGGCCGAACTGTCCACCGACCCGGCCGAGCGAGAACGCCTGCTCACCTTCGTGGTGATCGGTGCCGGTGCCACCGGGGTGGAGATGGCCGGACAGATCGCCGAGATGGCCACTCGGACACTGCGTGGCGCGTTCCGCAACATCGACTCGGCCGATGCCCGGGTGATCCTGCTCGACGCCGCGCCCACCGTGCTGCCACCCTACGGCGGAAAGCTCAGCACGCGGGCCACGGATCGGCTGGCACGCAACGGCGTCGACATCCAGTTGGGTGCGATGGTCGTCGACATGGACTACCACGGTCTGGTGGTCACCGACGCCGACGGCACGCGTCGACGCATCGAGAGCCAGTGCAAGGTGTGGTCGGCCGGTGTGGCGGCCAGCCCACTGGGACGCCAGTTGGCCGAGCAGAGCGGTGTCGACCTCGATCGTGCCGGCCGGGTGAAGGTGGGTGCCGACCTGACGTTGCCCGGTCATCCCGAGGTCTTCGTCGTCGGCGACATGATGGCCGTCGACGGCGTCCCGGGTATGGCTCAGGGCGCGATCCAGGGCGCCAAGTACGCGGCGTCGGCGATCAAGGACGGCCTCAAGGGCACATCACCCGCGGCGCGGAAACCGTTCTCGTACTGGGACAAGGGCTCGATGGCGACGATCGCCCGCTTCAGTGCGGTCGCGAAGATCCCCGTCCCCGGCACCTCACGCCACATCGAGCTGGCCGGATTCCTGGCCTGGATCGGATGGCTGGTGCTGCACCTGGTCTACCTCGTCGGTTTCCGTAACCGGTTCACCACAGTCGTCGACTGGTTCTTCGCGTTCACCAGCCGCAGCCGCACCCAATTGGCGGTCACCGAACAGCAGGTGTTCGCGCGCAACGCGATCGAAGAACTCGAGGAACGCACCCGACTCGACGACGCCGCCTGAGCGCTCCTCGCACACGTCGTAGAGTTCTTCCCCCGGGTATCGTTTCGTCCCCCTCGTGCTCGCGGGGGACGAAATGATCTCTGGGGGAAGAACTCTCACCGAGAGTCGCGCGTGCGGACCACTTTGCCGGCTTCGCGGGCCTTGTGGGCCCAGGTGTCGCGGGCGTCGGGAGGCAGTGCGATGAAGATGGCGTCGATCTCCGGATCGTCGATGAGGTCTTCGTAGATGCCGTAGCTGACCATGATGCCGAGCCGGTCGGCGATCTCCCAGGCCACCGCCGTCGACGAACTCGCCACCACTTCGATGGGTCCCGTCAGCACGCCGGGTGTGCCGAGTTCGTGCACCAGATTGTCGTCGCAGTCGTCGGCGAGCAGTCCCCAGCGGAGCAGGCCCGGCTGCGACGAGCCGGTCAGCGCGTCGACGGGCGGGGCGGTCGTGGCACGCACCATCAGTTCGGGCTCGAGCGCCCGGGCGCCGTAGAAGCCACACCCACCGGTGTCCGGGTGGTCAGTCGAATCCCCGACCAGCGACTTGACAGCGTCCACCGCCGCCGCGGCGAGGCCGGGTACGTCCTGGCGGACGGTGGTGAGATTGAGATGTCCGAGTACTGCGTGCGGCCCGTCGTCATAGCCGACGACCGACATGTCCTCTGGTATCCGGATGCCGCTGTGCCGCATGACGTCGATGAAGCCGATTGCCATCCGGTCGTTGGCCAGGAACACCGCGGTGGGCAGATCGCCCTCGGCGAGGAGCCGTTCGGCGGCCAACGCACCCGCTTCTTCGGTGTAATCGCCGACCAGGGTTCGGCATTCGTCGCGGTACCCGGCCGCTGCCATCGCGCCGAGATAACCGCGCAGCCGCTCCGAGGCGCACGGGTGATCGCCACCTTCGACGTGCGCGATCGAGGTGTGCCCGAGGTCGATGAGATGCTGTACCGCCATTTGCGCGCCGCGCCACTCGTCGGTTCCCACCGTGACGGCGGTCAGGTGTGGTAGTCGTTCGCCGACGACGACGATCGGGACCGCCACGTCGAACCGGTCGTCGTATTCCGCACCGATCACGATCACGGCCGCACACCCCTGCTCGGCGAGATCGGCGACCGCGCGTGGTCGGTCGCGTGACGATGTGTGCAGACCGAGCGCGAGTCGATATCCGGCCGCGTCGGCGGATATGTACATGCGATCGATCAGATCCGCTTCGAACGGGCTCGTCGCTCCGAACACCACCCCGATCAGCCGCGTCATCGCCTACCTCTTTCTGTTGTCGCACAACCTTTGTCGCACAACTCATGTCACAACGTATCCCGACGAGACCCGCCCGGCCAGGAATCGGCCGAGCGGGCCTCGAACGGCTTCGTCTGCTCAGCGCCGCAACTCGTGGCTCAGCGAGTCGAGTTCGTCGCCACCCGCCATCTGCTGGGTCAACTCCTCGAGGGTGATCTCGTCGTAGGTGCAGTCCAGCTTCTGGCGACCGCGGTTGAGCAGTACGAAGTGGTCGCCCACCATGTGCGCGTGATGCGGGTTGTGCGTGATGAACACGACGCCGAAGCCCTGATCCCGCGCGGCCGAGATGTAGCGCAGTACGGTACCCGACTGCTTGACACCAAGCGCGGCGGTCGGCTCGTCGAGGATCAGCACCCGCGCACCGAAGTAGATGGCCCGCGAGATGGCCACACATTGACGCTGACCGCCCGAGAGCGAGCCGATCGGTGCGTCCACGTCGGGCAGGTCGATGCCCATCTTGTAGAGCTCTTCTTTCGTGGTGGCCCGCATCGACGGGATGTCGAGCATCCGGAAGGGCCCCTTGCGCAACTCCTGGCCGAGGAAGAAGTTGCGCCACACCGGCATCAGTCCGACCACCGCGAGATCCTGGTAGACCGTCGCAATCCCGCGCGCCAGTGCGTGTTTCGGCGACTCCAGATGGGTTTGCTCGCCGTCGATGAGCAGGTCACCCTCGGTCTGCTGGTGCAGGCCGGCCATGATCTTGATCAGGGTGGACTTGCCGGCGCCGTTGTCGCCGAGCACGCAGGTCACCTCACCGGAGTGCACGCGCAGGTTGATGCCCTTCAACGCGATGATCGCGCCGTAGGACTTGCCGATGTCCCGGAACTCGATGAGCGGCACCTTGCCGCCGCTGGAGTCCGAGTCGGACCGGGTTTCGATGGCTGAACTCATATCCTCGTCACCTCTTCGCCGCGTAGTTGCGGAAACTGTTGTTGGCGATCACCGCGAAGAGCAGCATCGCGCCCATGAAGAACTTGAACCAGTCGGGGTTCCAGCCGGCGTAGACGATGCCCTGGTTGACCATGCCGAAGATGAAGGCACCGATCGCCGCGCCGACCGCGGTGCCGTATCCGCCGGTGAGCAGGCAGCCGCCGACGACCGCGGCGATGATGTAGAAGAACTCGTTGCCCACGCCCTGACCCGACTGCACCGTGTCGAAGGCAAACAGCAGGTGCATGCCGACGAACCAGGCACAGAAGCCGACGAACATGAACATGCCGATCTTGACGCGGGTGACCGGCACACCCACGGCACGTGCCGAGTCCTGGTTGCCGCCGACCGCGAAGACCCAGTTGCCCACGCGGGTGCGCATCAACACCCACGTTGCGACCAGGGTGAACACGATCCACCACACGACGGTCATCCGCACCGACACTCCGAAGAGGGTGAACGACGAGGCGAACACCTTGTGCGCGGAGTCGAAGCCCTGCATGTCGGAGATCGACGGGGTCGCCACCTGGCCGGTCACCAGCTTGGTGACCGCCAGATTGATACCGGTGAGCATCAGGAACGTCGACAATGTGATCAGGAACGAGGGGATCTTCGTCTTCATCACCAGGAAGCCGTTGAAGAAGCCGACGGCCAGCGCCAGGATCAGCGCGAGGAACGCCCCGAGCCAGACGTTGAGATGCAGGTTGTAGGCCAGCATCGACGCGGCCAACGACGAGAACGTCACCGCGACACCGGTGGAGAGGTCGAATTCACCTCCGATCATCAGCACCGCGACCCCGCAGGCCATGATGCCGATCGTCGAACTCGCGTACAGCACCGTCGCGAGTGCCTCCGGCGTTCGGAACGGCGGCGCGACGATGAGGAAGAAGATGAAGATGGCGATCGCGCCGAACAGCGCACCGATCTCCGGCCGCAGCAGCAGCCGCTGCAGGGGCTTTTGACGTTTCACCCGTTCATCGGTGACGGGTTTGTG containing:
- a CDS encoding Gfo/Idh/MocA family protein, giving the protein MTEVSEVTGVSEVTGVTEPLRIGLLGASRIAESAIVGPARTLGHRLVAVAARDRGRAEAFADKYGVERVLDSYTAVIDDPEVDIIYNPLANALHGPWNLAAIRAGKPVLSEKPFARNETEAREVAAAARAAGVPVLEGFHYLFHPLMARTMELLDAGAIGDIAHVDVMMAMPPPDDHDPRWSYDLAGGALMDLGCYALHVSRLLGRWCGGPPEITCGRASLASPQIDKSCVLDLRYPNGAAGLHAVSMVAGEFVFSLRIVGDEGSLFLHDYLAPNRDDRLTIVSSRDGTVGVERLGTRSTYTYQLEAFADTVRTGAALPIDLDDAVENMRYLDAAYRAIGLQPR
- a CDS encoding NAD(P)/FAD-dependent oxidoreductase translates to MNSRTQPDVNGTRHRVVIIGSGFGGLTAARQLAKADVDVTVIARTTHHLFQPLLYQVATGVISEGQIAPPLRVILREQDNVRVVLGDVESIDIDGHTVTSRLLERVTTTAYDSLIVAAGADQSYFGNDRFAEFAPGLKTIDDALELRGRILGAFEQAELSTDPAERERLLTFVVIGAGATGVEMAGQIAEMATRTLRGAFRNIDSADARVILLDAAPTVLPPYGGKLSTRATDRLARNGVDIQLGAMVVDMDYHGLVVTDADGTRRRIESQCKVWSAGVAASPLGRQLAEQSGVDLDRAGRVKVGADLTLPGHPEVFVVGDMMAVDGVPGMAQGAIQGAKYAASAIKDGLKGTSPAARKPFSYWDKGSMATIARFSAVAKIPVPGTSRHIELAGFLAWIGWLVLHLVYLVGFRNRFTTVVDWFFAFTSRSRTQLAVTEQQVFARNAIEELEERTRLDDAA
- a CDS encoding LacI family DNA-binding transcriptional regulator, which produces MTRLIGVVFGATSPFEADLIDRMYISADAAGYRLALGLHTSSRDRPRAVADLAEQGCAAVIVIGAEYDDRFDVAVPIVVVGERLPHLTAVTVGTDEWRGAQMAVQHLIDLGHTSIAHVEGGDHPCASERLRGYLGAMAAAGYRDECRTLVGDYTEEAGALAAERLLAEGDLPTAVFLANDRMAIGFIDVMRHSGIRIPEDMSVVGYDDGPHAVLGHLNLTTVRQDVPGLAAAAVDAVKSLVGDSTDHPDTGGCGFYGARALEPELMVRATTAPPVDALTGSSQPGLLRWGLLADDCDDNLVHELGTPGVLTGPIEVVASSSTAVAWEIADRLGIMVSYGIYEDLIDDPEIDAIFIALPPDARDTWAHKAREAGKVVRTRDSR
- a CDS encoding ATP-binding cassette domain-containing protein; protein product: MSSAIETRSDSDSSGGKVPLIEFRDIGKSYGAIIALKGINLRVHSGEVTCVLGDNGAGKSTLIKIMAGLHQQTEGDLLIDGEQTHLESPKHALARGIATVYQDLAVVGLMPVWRNFFLGQELRKGPFRMLDIPSMRATTKEELYKMGIDLPDVDAPIGSLSGGQRQCVAISRAIYFGARVLILDEPTAALGVKQSGTVLRYISAARDQGFGVVFITHNPHHAHMVGDHFVLLNRGRQKLDCTYDEITLEELTQQMAGGDELDSLSHELRR
- a CDS encoding ABC transporter permease; the protein is MSTQADLDLSTHKPVTDERVKRQKPLQRLLLRPEIGALFGAIAIFIFFLIVAPPFRTPEALATVLYASSTIGIMACGVAVLMIGGEFDLSTGVAVTFSSLAASMLAYNLHLNVWLGAFLALILALAVGFFNGFLVMKTKIPSFLITLSTFLMLTGINLAVTKLVTGQVATPSISDMQGFDSAHKVFASSFTLFGVSVRMTVVWWIVFTLVATWVLMRTRVGNWVFAVGGNQDSARAVGVPVTRVKIGMFMFVGFCAWFVGMHLLFAFDTVQSGQGVGNEFFYIIAAVVGGCLLTGGYGTAVGAAIGAFIFGMVNQGIVYAGWNPDWFKFFMGAMLLFAVIANNSFRNYAAKR